A region from the Andrena cerasifolii isolate SP2316 chromosome 11, iyAndCera1_principal, whole genome shotgun sequence genome encodes:
- the LOC143374629 gene encoding uncharacterized protein LOC143374629: MSHSVTIRTQTVTSSSTAVIINSGYLKTWSGLVKLLQLALGIVCVGIIGHQFTTQSYYTAAELFFLLMTTTFLIGTFILLLSSLASLSTSGIIPKTIYELLYHAIAFGLILAASLTFLVHVSNRKGYNNYEVQMAGAVCGLVNAALYLLTTIMAVRLYRGL, from the exons ATGTCGCACTCGGTAACGATCAGGACGCAAACGGTGACGAGCAGTTCCACCGCTGTTATCATCAACTCCGGTTACCTGAAGACCTGGAGCGGGCTGGTAAAGCTGCTGCAGCTG GCTCTGGGCATCGTTTGCGTGGGAATTATCGGCCACCAGTTCACCACCCAGAGCTACTACACGGCTGCTGAACTATTCTTCCTTTTAATGACGACAACGTTTCTAATCGGTACTTTTATACTACTCCTAAGTTCCTTAGCGTCCCTGTCGACTTCCGGCATCATCCCGAAAACGATCTAC GAACTATTGTATCATGCTATCGCGTTCGGACTGATCTTAGCTGCGTCGTTAACGTTCCTAGTCCACGTCTCTAATCGAAAAGGCTATAACAACTACGAGGTGCAGATGGCTGGCGCG GTCTGCGGCTTGGTGAACGCGGCACTGTATCTCCTCACCACTATCATGGCTGTTCGTCTGTACAGAGGACTCTGA